In Wenyingzhuangia fucanilytica, the following are encoded in one genomic region:
- a CDS encoding SGNH/GDSL hydrolase family protein, translated as MKKNKIHFLLILLIISIGYSQQKKTKILLVGDSTTIGNMPREVNPEGPHLEQMIEQLAVVEGLPELEVINAGKGGETAKRLLGSKHYEEKIATVKDVDIIFLRMGINDSFKCKDLKAEFPVQMKALIKQLQKDHPKAVLYLATITSFMSPEKCVEVNDLIYQVGKDEQLDVLDIFTPYNNYLIANGRNSLNVRQCYLDKIPEKYHEWLKPHVYYRKGWGNKPDGYVVKVNDMSLDPIFGHLKEWYYDRHPNSTGYNLIAYETVKFLKEKE; from the coding sequence ATGAAAAAAAATAAAATTCATTTTTTACTTATTTTATTAATAATAAGTATTGGGTATAGTCAGCAAAAAAAGACAAAAATTTTACTAGTAGGAGATAGTACTACTATTGGTAATATGCCACGAGAAGTAAATCCAGAGGGGCCACATTTAGAACAAATGATAGAGCAGTTAGCTGTGGTAGAAGGTTTACCCGAATTAGAAGTAATTAATGCTGGAAAAGGAGGAGAAACCGCTAAAAGGTTATTAGGAAGTAAACATTACGAAGAAAAAATAGCAACAGTAAAAGATGTGGATATTATCTTTTTAAGAATGGGAATTAATGATTCGTTTAAATGTAAAGACTTAAAAGCAGAATTTCCTGTTCAAATGAAAGCTTTAATTAAACAATTACAAAAAGATCACCCTAAAGCTGTTTTATATTTAGCAACCATTACATCTTTTATGTCTCCTGAAAAATGTGTAGAAGTAAATGATTTAATATATCAAGTTGGTAAAGATGAGCAATTAGACGTATTAGATATTTTTACTCCTTATAATAATTATTTAATAGCTAATGGTAGAAACAGTTTAAATGTACGTCAGTGTTATTTAGATAAAATTCCTGAAAAATATCACGAATGGTTAAAACCTCATGTTTATTATAGAAAAGGGTGGGGAAACAAACCAGATGGGTATGTTGTAAAGGTAAATGATATGTCTTTGGACCCTATTTTTGGACATCTTAAGGAATGGTACTACGATCGTCATCCAAATTCTACAGGATACAATTTAATAGCTTATGAAACAGTTAAGTTTTTAAAGGAAAAAGAATAG
- the galB gene encoding beta-galactosidase GalB, which produces MKIKKYLLSILCFVSFITYAQRETTSFNENWKFARFGEMPDGSTKAEPKDIDEVAYDDAHWRILNLPHDWGIEGPFRADLPNQTGKLPWAGIGWYRKVFTATESDLSKKVFIEFDGAMSNTSVFVNGSYVGEWAYGYSSFRFEISRYLKQGNNTIAVRLNNKAASSRWYPGGGIYRNVRLVKTNPTHIAHWGTFVITPNVSNKEATVEITTEVVGDKKDVQVMHEIYTTGKNAVKVAEQKIPYYQPSNITISNPKLWDLENPNLYTLKTTLTKNGKILDVYNTTFGIRSIEYNANGFFLNGKKVRMNGVCQHHDLGPLGTAVNVRAMERQIEILKSFGVNAIRTSHNPPAPEFLEMCDKMGVLVQVEAFDVWGKKKVDNDYASLFGAWHEKDLITMVKRDRNHPSVVMWSTGNELIELREGNDAPLAAKLADIIRSVDTTRPTTFGNSRPEAATNGFQFTADVFGFNYKPHMYEEFRKENPNMPLYGSETASTISSRGEYFFPVNFDDKKQGNGGFFQVSSYDYSAPNWADIPEKDFEAEDKFPWLFGQFVWTGFDYIGEPTPYNKDKTNLLNFSDPKEKARMKAELAKMGKQIPPRSSYFGIVDLCGFPKDRYYLYQSKWKPELPMAHILPHWNWPERVGKVTPVLVYTSGDEAELFLNGKSLGRKKKGQYEYRLIWKDVVYQKGELKVVAYKNGKKWATEKVKTTGTANKVSLTADRTKIKADGQDLSFITVEIKDKKGQTVPRTHNVVNYTISGPGEIVAVGNGDTTSHESFQATTRKVFNGMALVVVKSKKGQTGKITVTATSKGLKTTKVNLTVEE; this is translated from the coding sequence ATGAAAATAAAGAAATATCTATTATCAATTTTATGCTTTGTGTCATTCATAACGTATGCACAAAGAGAAACTACATCATTTAATGAAAACTGGAAATTTGCTCGTTTTGGAGAAATGCCAGATGGTTCTACCAAAGCTGAACCTAAAGATATAGATGAGGTAGCTTATGATGATGCCCATTGGAGAATTTTAAATTTACCTCATGATTGGGGAATAGAAGGTCCTTTTAGAGCAGATTTACCTAACCAAACAGGAAAGTTACCATGGGCAGGAATAGGATGGTATCGTAAAGTATTTACCGCTACAGAGTCAGATTTATCTAAAAAAGTATTTATAGAATTTGATGGGGCTATGTCTAACACTTCTGTTTTTGTAAACGGAAGTTATGTAGGAGAGTGGGCTTACGGATACTCTTCTTTTAGATTTGAAATTTCTCGTTATTTAAAACAAGGAAACAATACCATTGCTGTAAGATTAAATAACAAAGCAGCATCTTCTCGTTGGTACCCTGGGGGAGGAATTTACAGAAATGTACGTTTGGTAAAAACCAATCCAACTCATATTGCTCATTGGGGAACTTTTGTAATCACACCTAACGTTTCTAACAAAGAAGCTACTGTAGAAATTACAACAGAAGTTGTTGGAGATAAAAAAGATGTTCAGGTAATGCATGAAATTTATACAACAGGTAAAAATGCAGTAAAAGTAGCAGAGCAAAAAATACCATACTATCAACCAAGTAACATTACTATTTCAAATCCAAAATTGTGGGATTTAGAAAATCCAAATCTATATACTTTAAAAACTACTTTAACTAAGAACGGAAAAATTTTAGATGTGTATAACACCACTTTCGGAATTCGTTCTATAGAATATAATGCCAATGGTTTTTTCTTAAACGGTAAAAAAGTAAGAATGAATGGTGTTTGTCAACATCACGATTTAGGTCCTTTGGGAACCGCAGTAAACGTGAGAGCAATGGAACGTCAAATAGAGATTTTAAAATCTTTTGGAGTCAATGCTATTCGTACGTCTCATAACCCACCTGCTCCAGAATTTTTAGAAATGTGTGACAAAATGGGAGTTTTGGTACAAGTAGAAGCTTTTGATGTTTGGGGAAAGAAAAAAGTAGATAACGATTATGCTTCTTTATTTGGTGCTTGGCACGAAAAAGATTTAATCACGATGGTAAAAAGAGATCGTAATCATCCGTCTGTAGTAATGTGGAGTACAGGAAATGAATTAATTGAATTAAGAGAAGGAAACGATGCTCCTTTGGCAGCAAAACTAGCAGATATTATTCGCTCTGTAGATACTACTAGACCTACTACTTTTGGGAATAGTAGACCCGAGGCTGCAACCAATGGATTTCAATTCACAGCAGATGTTTTTGGATTTAATTACAAGCCTCATATGTACGAAGAGTTTAGAAAAGAAAATCCCAATATGCCATTGTATGGAAGTGAAACCGCTTCTACAATTAGCTCTAGAGGAGAATACTTTTTTCCTGTAAACTTTGATGATAAAAAACAAGGAAACGGAGGTTTCTTTCAGGTAAGTAGTTACGATTATTCGGCTCCAAATTGGGCAGATATTCCTGAAAAAGATTTTGAAGCAGAAGATAAATTCCCTTGGTTGTTTGGTCAGTTTGTATGGACAGGTTTTGATTATATTGGAGAACCTACTCCTTATAACAAAGACAAAACCAACTTGTTAAACTTTTCGGATCCTAAAGAAAAAGCTAGAATGAAAGCCGAATTGGCTAAAATGGGTAAACAAATTCCACCACGTAGTTCTTATTTTGGAATTGTAGATTTATGTGGTTTTCCTAAAGATAGGTATTATTTGTATCAATCTAAATGGAAACCAGAATTGCCAATGGCACATATTTTACCACATTGGAATTGGCCAGAAAGAGTAGGAAAAGTAACTCCTGTTTTGGTGTATACTTCTGGTGATGAGGCAGAACTGTTTTTAAACGGTAAATCTTTAGGGAGAAAAAAGAAAGGTCAATATGAATATAGATTGATTTGGAAAGATGTAGTTTATCAAAAAGGAGAATTAAAAGTAGTTGCCTATAAAAACGGAAAAAAATGGGCTACAGAAAAAGTAAAAACTACAGGTACTGCAAACAAAGTTTCTTTAACGGCAGACAGAACTAAAATAAAAGCAGACGGACAAGATTTGTCTTTTATAACTGTAGAAATTAAAGACAAAAAAGGACAAACAGTTCCTAGAACTCACAATGTTGTTAATTATACTATTAGCGGACCCGGAGAAATTGTTGCTGTAGGAAATGGCGATACTACAAGTCACGAATCTTTTCAAGCTACCACAAGAAAAGTGTTTAACGGAATGGCATTGGTTGTGGTAAAATCTAAAAAAGGACAAACAGGAAAAATTACAGTAACAGCTACTTCTAAAGGATTAAAAACCACAAAAGTTAATTTAACCGTAGAAGAATAA